The genomic stretch AtgattgttgttgatgattaaaaTGTGAGTATTATGACATTGTCAGATTAAACACTGTCAGATTATGGTTTAACATTTTTTTGGTTGAATAAACAGTCAAATTAGGGTTTTACAATTATTTTGTTGAATAAACATTGTCATAATTATTTGGTTTTTACAATTTTCTTGTTGAATAATGCATGCATGTAAATTTTTGGTTGAATAATTTATTGTGTTTTACAAAATCTAATATTTCCACTATTGATGGATGAGTAGGTGATAAGAAAGGTAAAGGGAAGATTGCGACGCAGAAGGgtaaagaaaaagagaaatcggGGATTTCCTTTAGAGATCCGGTGGATACGCAAGAAAATGAAGAGAGTGATGGCTCAGAGGAGATTTCAGAGGAGTCGGAAAACAGTGGTGAGGAGGAAGGCAGTGGTCAGGAGGAGGACATGGAAGACAGTGATCAGGAGGAGGAAGGAAGTGATGAGGAAGATAAGCATGTGAAGGAGTCAGAGGATGGGGGTTTGGCAGACGCTCTTGAAAAAGTCGTCAAAATGGCCGCTGCTCTTGGTGTAAagaagaagacgaaggaagaatcGTCTGTGGTAAACAGTAAGATtcatatgtgaccattttatttGACGAATGTGATCAATTGAACTGATAAATGTGCCCTGGTTAGCGTTATGTGGCTCTGTGAGGGTGAATTGAGGTAATATTTACAGGGTAACAGATATGCATAAGACATGGTCACAAATTTGACAGTTGTAAAATGTATCCACATTTGTTGTGATGAATAAATGTAACTGTTTGTTAGGCTGGTCTGAACTAATATTGACAGGGTAACAGATATGCTAACACAAGGTGACATATTTGTCATCTTTAAAGTGTGACGACATTGTCTTGTGCTGAATAAATGTTAAAGTCTTAACATATCCTTTTGGCATGTATATGCGATGAAATGTGACCATCTTAGTGAAGGGTACTTAATTGAAACTGGTAACATCATCTGTATAACACATGGCGACATTATTAATCATTATTATGTGACCATTTTTGTTGGATATTGTGACCATCTTAGTGAAGACTACATATAGCAACATCTGTATAAAACATGGTGACATTATCAAATGTATATTATGTAACAACTTTTCTTAAGAAATGTGACTACCTTGATGAAGCCTAAATATCTTAACATGGTAACATAATAGACAATAGAGGAACACACATGAATTAAAATCATGACATGTATATTAAAAATGGTGACATTATTAAATCTATATTATGTGACCACTTTTGTTAAGAAATGTGACTATGTTGGTGATTTGTAAATATGTTAACATGGTAACATAATAGACATTAGATGATTACACATGAATTAACATCATGACATCTATATTGAAAATGGTGACATTATTAAATCTATATTATGTGACCACTTTTGTTAGAAATATGACTATGTTGGTGATTTGTAAATATGTTAACATGGTAACATAATAGACATTAGATGATTACACATGAATaaaaatagtgacattattaaatCTATATTATGTGACCAGTTTTTCGTAGAAATGTGACTACCTTGGTGAAGGCTAAATATCTTAACATGGTAACATATGGTGACATTATAAAATCTTTATTATGTGACCATATTGCATATATGTTAACATGGTAACATATACTTTAGCATTCAGCTGTAACCATCTTGCCTTATAGTACACATTCAAAAATGGTTATATTATTCTTCAGAGATGGTTACATCTGTAATATGTTGTGTGGTTACCATCTTACATGTAAATATGTATGTTTGTTTTTAGGGAGATTTGCATGCTAAAATGGTAACATAACTAGGCAGTATGGTGGCATGTTTTTGAAGTTTACAAATTTGACCAATTTTTTGCACCAGATTCTCGAAAAGTAGCAGCTGTTGTCGAAAGACCGAAGAAGATGGAGGTTGGTCAGGGATCGAAGAGAAAGTTACCCGAGGGGGCAGTGGTTCAGAAGAAGAAGCGACAGAGGAAGGAAGGAACGTATGTTAACCATTGAATTGTTTCTCTTCATGTTACAGTCTTAACTTCATGTTACCCATGTTATCTTTTTTCTTTAACGGGTAATTGTTTGTGTCCTATCATAGGAAAGTGAAGGCGGTCGAGGGACATGGATCACCAGCGTCCTTGCATTATGTCATACAGCATTTATCGTCAGCTCAGAGGAAAGATGTGGAAGATATTAGGTTCGGAGGTCTTCTAGAGCTGAAGGCGTCTAGGTTTATTCATACCATGGTTGATTGGTTGTTGGAGCGCTACGATACGCACACTAGGTTGATGTTATTCAACAGGTTTGATCGTTTCTCAATCAGTAAACATGATGTGTATGATGTCTTTATGTTACCATGTGAGGGTGAGGATGTGCCAACTGTTAATGACGATAAGGAGCTATTGCATGGATGGAGAGAGAGGTTCGGTGCTTTACCGAACAAAGAAATAGTGTTGGACAAGGTTAGGGGTGAGATGCTGCAATTGGTGGAAGGTGGACCAGAATTTAAGAAAATGTTTGTCTTGTTTGCGATGGGATCGTTCTTGGTCCCAACCGTTCACAATCGTGTTGATACTAGGTTGCTTGGGGCAGTGGAGGATGTTGCTTCCATACCAAAGCTGGACTGGTGCTCTTACATACTAGATCGGTTTGACTATTCTGTTGAATCATGGAAAGGGAACGAGTCCAAAAGTATTGGGGGCTGCTTAATGTTCTTTCAGTTAGTCTAGTTTCACCGAATGATTTGGAGGGGTGAGCCTGAGGCCAGAACACTGCCCTTGATACAACATTGGCCGTATGAGGCAGTGAAGAAGCAAGTTAAAGAGGAGTGCAAAGCTTACACCATCCATAAGGGATTCGGGATAGGGGTGTTGGACTTGACCACGTATCCCATATCCCTTCATCTGGAGAAATCATTCTACAGACTACCGGTTGAAGGACTTGATCATGACGTGGAACCTATCAGGCAGGAAGCGGCTCGTCCGGCGGAGAAAAGTACGATTGACGACCAGGAAGCGGAAGATATCAGGCAGGACGAAGCTCCTCCGCCGGAGAAAGGTTCGACTGCCGAGGCCGAGGGATGTAGGACTGTGTCTTTCGCACTACCAGATGACCTTCCTTCAGATGAGGATCTGCGCCGTCTGTACAATGACGTAAGTCCGACCACATCCATTTATGTTTGTTGCAGTCTGAAATTTGATAGCATGTTATGTCTTGGAATTGCGCCCATTCTGGTTTACTTATGAATTTTGACCAATTTAGTTTTGATATGTAGGAGTTGTGTTAGAATGAAATGCCACATCAAGTTCTGTCTGTTTTTTTCTATAATGGGTGACATTTTGGCAAAACATGGTTACATTATTATGGAATATTAACATGTAGTGTGTCTTTAAAGTATAAATGGTCACATTTTTACTTAAGATGGTTACTTTCTAATCTACTTTGAAAATGTGACCCTGGTAGTTGTGATATGTAGGTGTTATAGTATGTAATGTGTGGACAGGTAGTGTGTCTTTAAACTATAAATGGTCACATTTTTACTTAAGATGGTTACATTCTGATCTCCTTTCAAAATGTGACCCTGGTAGTTCTGATATGTAGTACTTTTAGATTAAAATATGACATCATATTCTGATTGTTTTTTACTATAAAGGGTGACATTTTGGCAAACCATGGTTACATTATTATGGAATATTAATATGTAGTGTGTCTTTAAACTAAAAATGGTCACATGTAGTGTGTCTTTAAACTAAAAATGGTCACATATGTAGTTCTTTTAGATTAAAATATGACATCATGTTCTGTTTGTTTAATACAGTGAAGGTTGACATTCTGATAAGGAATGTAACCATTCTTATGGACTGTGAGCATGTGACCATCATCGGTCAGATATGTAGGTGTTGTAGTATGAAATGGGGGAGAAAGTTGTCTGTAGGTATCTGTTTAAAATGGTTACATTCTGACTTATGATGGTTCCATAATGATTGACTGTTAAAATGTGCCAACGGTCGTTGTGATATGTAGTTTCATTAAGTACAAAAGGTTGTATGTGTTTAAAACTCAAAATGGTCACAAAGTGACTAAATTTACTGACATTCCTGTGGACTGATGACATGTTACCATATTAGATATGATATGTAGATGTTTGTTGAGCATTTAAAATGGTGACAATCTGTCTAAAGTTGGTTACATTTTGATTCAATGTTAAAATGTGAGCATAGTAGGTGTGATATCTACCTGTCTTAAAAAGTGATATTAAAAGCTAGGTATGTTGAACCTTATATTGGGGTATTGAGGTTGTGCCAATGTTCAATGTGTTTAAAAAGTCATATTTATCCATGTACAGGAGCGAGTACTGAAATGGTACCAGACAAAGAGGAACCAGAGGTTGATTTCGCGCTTACATCGTGAAGTGGCAGCAGAAATGGTGGCGGATCCTCCATTGTCTCAGCAGGTGCGGGAACATCAGAGCGAAGATGGTGAAGCAGCGGGTGAAGTGGAAGAGACCTTTACGCAGAAATTGGATGGTGACCCCGCATTCTATGCCGACTTTATTGCCATGCTTGATCAGGTGGACCAGGCTTTAGAGAACGTGGTTCTCCCGCCCTCTTTTTCCTTGGGGATAGAGGACATTGGCACACAGGCTCCAGGACGCTCGTACGATCTCAGGAACACTCGTGCTAGAGATCGTCCACAAGGTCTGGTTAACAACAGCTCTAAGGATGTCAGCCGTGCCCAACCCCGTCCAGTACCAAAGCCTGGTGGCGGTAAGAAGAAATGAAGTGGGGTCGCGTTAAGTTAATTTAACTGTCGGTTGTTAATAATGAAGACTTTTTAGTTTTTCGTACTGTTAAGGATGTATTATTTTGGGACTGCACTTTTTGTGCTTCGGGCTGTGAAGGAACTGTGAAACAGTCCTTGTTTTGTAAGCAACTACTGGACTACCTGTCCGATGACCTGTTAAGACTCGTGTGGTGACTTTATTAATAGTAATGTAGTTATAGTAATATGTCCCAATTTTATTAAGCAGGTGTTATCATATAATAGACAATGTCAACAATCATAGTGCCATATGTCAGCAATCATAAGCCATATGTTACCATTTGTAACTAACATTATAGTTCCTGATTTATAAGGTAAAAGGGTAACATTCTACCTTAAAATGACTACACATCTCTGCTTTATAAAATGTGTAAGAGCTTTTTTAAAAAACATTATAGGTCCTGATTACAATACACAAACTTTATGAAATGGTCACATTATAGACAATGCCAACAATCATAGTGCCATATGTTACCATTTTTATTTAAGTTAAAGGGGTCACATTTTAAAATGATAACATCTGTGCTTTATAACATGTGTCAAAACGTGTGTAAAAAACACAACtttataaaatggtcacattataCACAATGGCAACAATCATAAATCCATATGTGACCATTTTTAAGTAAGGTAAAAGGCTCACATTATACCTTAAAATGATAACATTTGTGCTTTATAACATATGTGTAAAGACATCGTGGTTAGTCACTTTATCAATTTtataatgtgaccattttatagttCACTGTTATCCTTTTAACCAGAACTTATTATCGTCATAGGTACTGATGTTACCATTTATGTGAAAATTTGTTTGTTAAAAGGGTAACATATTTAGCAAACAATGACAACAATGATCACATGTGGAGCAAAATACGCATACATTTTAACAGCAAAATAAGCAATTCAGATTGCCTCAATTAGGTTTTAAGTGCACCCAAATAACAGGCATTTAAACAGCAGGAACATACAAATAAAAAAGGGTGACATTACGCCATTGCCTTGGTGACATTAACAGGTTACGACCACATTAGTAGAAACACACTCGGGATTGAGGCGTAGATGATATATCATAGCAGACGCGGCACAGCGACGTACATAGTACTCTCCCCTGCACCACCATCAGACCTTTCCGGGCCTTCTTCCTTGTTCCCATGTTCCTTTTTTTCGTTGACTTCGACCCTTTGTTGTACAACGTACAGGGTCAAGAATCGGAGGCACAGGCACAGACACTTCTACGGTTGGTTGATCTTCCTCCATATTAAGCTTAGCAAGCAACAATTCCACCTCCTCATTCGCTTTAATAAACAGCTTATCCACGACAGCTCTTGCATCAGATAAATTATGACATTTAGTGATGAGGTAGTTCATAGCCGTCAACATTGAACGCCGCCAATTGATGGCGTCATGAGCGGCAGTTCTGCGTATGTCGCTTGGGAGGAGCCTCTCCCACACTGTAGTCTTTGAAAATTTGGTCCATCTACGTAGTATGTACCTATCCGGTATCTCGACAACATAATGCATGTGGAGGACACGGATGATGTGACTGCAAAGCATACCCTTAACCTGGAAGTGTCGGCACGTACATTCTGTTAGGTTGTTCTTGCAATCATAAGTCACGTGGTGGTCGTCCTCGTCGTGGCTCGCAGGGGAAACACGATACAACAACATCTCAGGGTCATCAATCGGAAGGATAACAGCCCGAGTACCCATGGCAAGCGCAAAATCTTTCTCAAAGACCCGAAACAGTTCCAATGTGTAAACCTGAGATGCATGTAGTAACAAATCCACTAGAGGGTAGACAGAGGATAGTGTAGATCGTATGCCATTGAATTCTTTACGCTCTTCCTCACCGCGCCATCTTTTGACCGTGTTTTCAAATATCTGAAAGAATTCAGTGACAGAAGTGGTCTTAGAAGCTTGGAAGCCCATCGCATGGTTTGTGCTCTCACTCCTTTGTGACGATAGAATCCCGGCTGAAAAGAATTGATTGTTCAAGGCAGTGCTCCATTTAGCTCTATGTTTGTACAATCTCTTAAACCATGGATGGTTCACTAACCCATATTCTGTCAACATTTTATGCCAAGTCTCCTCAAACTCAGTCTCACTGTAGCAACCATGGAGGCATTTGTTGAATAGTTTCTGGAACGGACGATCACCCTTTAACTTCCCGAATTGAGAAATGGCGTTTTGTTGAATGTGCCACTGACACAGACGATGTCTCGTTTGTGGATAAACCTGTCACCAGATTAACGGATACAGAATTAGACACAAATGTTGATAAACCTGTCAGCAGTTGTAAACACACACAACTTGCTGTCACGTTTCTTATTAATACGTATACATATCAGACTATCATGGTCACATTTTAACAGAATATCAAAATGTAACCCCAACTTTGGTCATACTGTCACCATTTAAAGTTTAAAGATTGTTACCTAAAACGGCTACATATCATGCTTATTATGGTCACGTTTTAAACGTAACCCGAAATGTGACACACTGTAGTCCTAATGTCACCATTTACAGTTTAAAGGTAACACTGAAGTATAAAATGGTGACAGTATGCAAAGTATACAAAATCAGTCATACCGTTTCAATGGCGTTTGCTATTGCTTGGTCTTGGTCAGTGAAGATCGAAATGGGACGAACATCGTCACCCATGGATTCGTTGAAAGCATTGAACAACCACTCGA from Silene latifolia isolate original U9 population chromosome 5, ASM4854445v1, whole genome shotgun sequence encodes the following:
- the LOC141657469 gene encoding protein FAR1-RELATED SEQUENCE 5-like, yielding MKSIEGGDAATLINLMTKRQAEEPGFFFRVQFDGKGRLSNLFLRDAMMREDYLLYGDVKIFDTTYRTNRYNLICGAFVGINNHWSNVMFGCAFLSNEKEESFEWLFNAFNESMGDDVRPISIFTDQDQAIANAIETVYPQTRHRLCQWHIQQNAISQFGKLKGDRPFQKLFNKCLHGCYSETEFEETWHKMLTEYGLVNHPWFKRLYKHRAKWSTALNNQFFSAGILSSQRSESTNHAMGFQASKTTSVTEFFQIFENTVKRWRGEEERKEFNGIRSTLSSVYPLVDLLLHASQVYTLELFRVFEKDFALAMGTRAVILPIDDPEMLLYRVSPASHDEDDHHVTYDCKNNLTECTCRHFQVKGMLCSHIIRVLHMHYVVEIPDRYILRRWTKFSKTTVWERLLPSDIRRTAAHDAINWRRSMLTAMNYLITKCHNLSDARAVVDKLFIKANEEVELLLAKLNMEEDQPTVEVSVPVPPILDPVRCTTKGRSQRKKGTWEQGRRPGKV